In Deltaproteobacteria bacterium, the following are encoded in one genomic region:
- a CDS encoding glucose 1-dehydrogenase produces the protein MTTTPVHDPFSVAGKSVIVTGGGTGIGAAIARVFSERGAKVLIASRNGEHLGPVAKALRDGGGVVESITCDVRDPDQVEAMVDRAEQEFGGVDVMINNHGASFYARAEELSPNGFATIVAINLNGTFLCARAVARRWIEKKQGGRIISMSSEAGIYGAPGMSHYAAAKAGVQQLTRTLAMEWAQYGILVNCIAPGPIDTPEAATRSWGTPEMKKQVEASTALNRLGRVEEIAWPCVFLASEAAGFVTGQTFSVDGGPTSPLTIP, from the coding sequence ATGACGACGACCCCCGTCCACGACCCTTTCAGCGTCGCCGGCAAGTCCGTGATCGTGACCGGCGGCGGCACCGGCATCGGCGCCGCCATCGCGCGCGTCTTCAGCGAGCGCGGCGCGAAAGTCCTGATCGCGAGCCGCAACGGCGAGCACCTCGGTCCGGTCGCGAAGGCGCTCCGCGACGGCGGCGGCGTCGTCGAGAGCATCACCTGCGACGTCCGCGATCCGGATCAGGTCGAGGCCATGGTCGACCGGGCGGAGCAGGAGTTCGGGGGCGTCGACGTCATGATCAACAACCACGGCGCGAGCTTCTACGCGCGCGCCGAGGAGCTCAGCCCGAACGGATTCGCCACCATCGTCGCGATCAACCTGAACGGCACCTTTCTCTGCGCGCGGGCCGTCGCGCGGCGCTGGATCGAGAAGAAGCAGGGCGGCCGCATCATCAGCATGTCGTCGGAGGCCGGCATCTACGGCGCGCCCGGCATGTCGCACTACGCCGCCGCCAAGGCCGGCGTGCAGCAGTTGACCCGCACGCTCGCCATGGAGTGGGCGCAGTACGGCATCCTGGTGAACTGCATCGCGCCCGGCCCGATCGACACGCCGGAGGCGGCGACGCGCAGCTGGGGCACGCCGGAGATGAAGAAGCAGGTCGAAGCCTCCACCGCGCTCAATCGCCTCGGCCGCGTCGAGGAGATCGCCTGGCCGTGCGTCTTCCTCGCCTCCGAGGCGGCGGGCTTCGTGACCGGTCAGACCTTCTCGGTCGACGGCGGCCCGACCTCGCCGCTCACGATTCCTTAG
- a CDS encoding DUF1232 domain-containing protein produces MGRAAKPGRARPGRVSRRAASRSAARRSKPAASALLTRAEVVRAVVELANKLAPADVGDLLVAESSIRERATKLPGMPGRRLRAQLDLAILCLKDHAAGRCPQIPYFAISLLAAGVAYLADQLDFVPDFLPRIGMIDDALVMAVACDLGRDGLKRYCVWKGIAPALARRAQRHAAAKES; encoded by the coding sequence ATGGGTCGAGCGGCGAAGCCGGGCAGGGCGCGTCCCGGGCGCGTTTCGCGTCGGGCGGCGAGCCGATCGGCCGCCCGGCGCAGCAAGCCCGCGGCGTCCGCGCTCCTCACCCGCGCCGAGGTCGTGCGAGCCGTCGTCGAGCTCGCCAACAAGCTCGCGCCGGCCGACGTCGGCGATCTGCTCGTCGCCGAATCGTCGATCCGCGAGCGCGCCACGAAGCTCCCGGGCATGCCGGGGCGGAGGCTCCGCGCGCAGCTCGATCTCGCGATCCTCTGCCTTAAGGATCACGCGGCGGGCCGGTGTCCGCAGATTCCGTACTTCGCGATCAGCCTGCTCGCGGCGGGCGTCGCCTACCTCGCCGATCAGCTCGATTTCGTGCCCGACTTCCTGCCGCGCATCGGGATGATCGACGACGCGCTCGTGATGGCGGTCGCGTGCGACCTCGGCCGCGACGGCCTCAAGCGCTACTGCGTGTGGAAGGGTATCGCGCCGGCGCTCGCGCGGCGGGCGCAGCGTCACGCCGCCGCTAAGGAATCGTGA
- a CDS encoding agmatine deiminase family protein, with amino-acid sequence MPAEWEPHAGTWLSFPRPEGISFPGLYERVPPLWLRMIEELSAGEDVQVNVLDADDEARVAALLDASRRVARARVHLHRIPTNEPWCRDHGPIFVTRPGEVAVVDWGYNAWGGKYPPFDRDDAVPSRVAEILGLRAFRPGIVMEGGSLDVNGRGTLLTTESCLLNPNRNPALDRAAIETHLREFLGARHVIWLGDGIAGDDTDGHVDDITRFVAPDTIVTVVEPDPADENHRPLRENLERLRAARDQDGRPFTILELPMPRPVVRDGQRLPASYANFYVGNAVVLAPTFADPNDEAALALLRRCFPSRRVVGVDSRDLVWGLGAFHCATQQQPEKPA; translated from the coding sequence ATGCCTGCCGAGTGGGAGCCGCACGCGGGCACCTGGCTCTCGTTCCCGCGCCCGGAGGGCATCAGCTTCCCCGGGCTCTACGAACGGGTGCCGCCGCTCTGGCTCCGCATGATCGAAGAGCTCTCGGCGGGTGAGGACGTGCAGGTGAACGTGCTCGACGCCGACGACGAGGCGCGCGTCGCGGCGCTGCTCGACGCGTCGCGGCGCGTCGCGCGCGCGCGCGTCCACCTGCACCGCATCCCCACGAACGAGCCGTGGTGCCGCGATCACGGTCCGATCTTCGTGACCCGGCCGGGCGAGGTCGCCGTCGTCGACTGGGGTTACAACGCGTGGGGCGGAAAGTACCCGCCCTTCGACCGCGACGACGCGGTTCCCTCGCGGGTGGCCGAGATCCTCGGTCTCCGCGCGTTCCGTCCCGGCATCGTGATGGAGGGCGGCTCGCTCGACGTGAACGGACGGGGGACGCTCCTCACGACCGAGTCCTGCCTCTTGAATCCGAACCGCAACCCGGCCCTCGACCGCGCCGCGATCGAGACCCACCTCCGCGAGTTCCTCGGCGCGCGGCACGTGATCTGGCTCGGCGACGGCATCGCGGGCGACGATACGGACGGGCACGTCGACGACATCACGCGCTTCGTCGCGCCCGACACGATCGTGACCGTCGTGGAGCCCGATCCCGCCGACGAGAACCACCGTCCGCTGCGGGAGAACCTCGAACGGCTGCGGGCCGCCCGCGATCAGGACGGGCGGCCGTTCACGATCCTCGAGCTGCCCATGCCGCGGCCGGTGGTGCGCGACGGCCAGCGCCTGCCCGCGAGCTATGCCAACTTCTACGTCGGGAACGCGGTCGTCCTCGCGCCGACGTTCGCCGACCCGAACGACGAGGCCGCGCTCGCGCTTCTGCGGCGCTGCTTTCCGTCGCGGCGCGTGGTCGGCGTCGACAGCCGCGACCTCGTGTGGGGTCTCGGGGCGTTCCACTGCGCAACGCAGCAACAGCCCGAGAAACCAGCTTGA
- a CDS encoding dienelactone hydrolase family protein, translating into MTDAISDADLRFPGDGATINGYGAWPTGGTALSGLVVIPDVRGLTDHYRDIARRLAREGFFALAVDLYSREGAPDLPDMPSVFAWIESLPDPRILADLGAAVRCLASRSEVRRERVGITGYCMGGQYALMAACSVPGLAACVSWYGMLRYAERNARKPASPLELAPRLACPYLGLFGAEDALIPNPDVDELRAILEREGKTFEIESYAGAGHAFFNDTRPDAYRPAVAAVAWPRAIGFLRKHLAGT; encoded by the coding sequence ATGACCGACGCGATCTCCGACGCGGACCTCCGGTTTCCCGGCGACGGCGCCACGATCAACGGCTACGGCGCCTGGCCGACCGGCGGCACGGCGCTCTCCGGCCTCGTCGTGATTCCCGACGTGCGCGGCCTCACCGACCACTACCGCGACATCGCGCGCCGCTTGGCGCGCGAGGGCTTCTTCGCGCTCGCCGTCGATCTCTACAGCCGCGAGGGCGCGCCCGACCTGCCCGACATGCCGTCGGTCTTCGCGTGGATCGAATCCTTGCCCGATCCGCGCATCCTCGCCGACCTCGGCGCGGCGGTCCGCTGCCTCGCGAGCCGTTCCGAGGTACGGCGCGAGCGCGTCGGCATCACCGGCTACTGCATGGGCGGGCAATACGCGCTCATGGCGGCGTGCAGCGTTCCCGGGCTCGCGGCCTGCGTTTCGTGGTACGGCATGCTGCGCTACGCCGAGCGCAACGCGCGCAAGCCGGCGAGCCCCCTCGAGCTCGCGCCGCGCCTCGCGTGCCCGTACCTCGGCCTCTTCGGCGCGGAGGACGCGCTCATCCCGAACCCCGACGTCGACGAGCTGCGCGCGATCCTCGAACGCGAGGGGAAGACGTTCGAGATCGAGAGCTACGCCGGCGCCGGCCACGCGTTCTTCAACGACACCCGGCCCGACGCCTATCGACCGGCGGTGGCGGCGGTCGCGTGGCCGCGCGCGATCGGGTTCCTGCGCAAGCACCTGGCTGGGACGTGA
- a CDS encoding carbon-nitrogen hydrolase produces MKCRAGSCRLAGGVRLRIGRVVARGDLGRNSRGVKRNDKRVVTVGLVQMRCAVDPGVNLAAAVKHVRAAAKRGAEIVCLPELFRSRYFCQSEDHANFALAETIPGPSTTKLGKLARELGIVIVASLFERRAAGVYHNTVVVLGATGAVIGTYRKMHVPDDPLFHEKFYFAPGDLGFRAFDVGAARVGTLICWDQWYPEAARLTALAGAEVLFYPTAIGWHPSEKKEHGEAQHTAWETVQRGHAIANGVFVAVPNRVGHEPHPGGDGLEFWGQSFLVDPAGRILARARADREEILVVPCDLGAIETARTHWPFLRDRRIDAYGDITRRYAD; encoded by the coding sequence ATGAAATGTCGCGCGGGCTCCTGCCGACTCGCTGGTGGTGTGCGGCTCCGGATCGGGCGCGTGGTTGCAAGGGGCGATCTCGGCAGGAATAGTCGCGGCGTGAAACGCAACGACAAGCGTGTTGTCACCGTCGGCCTCGTGCAGATGCGGTGCGCGGTCGACCCCGGCGTGAACCTCGCGGCCGCCGTGAAGCACGTGCGCGCGGCCGCGAAGCGCGGCGCCGAGATCGTCTGCCTGCCGGAGCTCTTTCGCTCGCGCTACTTCTGCCAATCCGAGGACCACGCGAACTTCGCGCTCGCCGAGACGATCCCGGGTCCGTCGACGACCAAGCTCGGGAAGCTCGCCCGCGAGCTCGGGATCGTGATCGTGGCCTCGCTCTTCGAGCGGCGGGCGGCGGGCGTCTATCACAACACCGTCGTCGTGCTCGGCGCCACGGGCGCGGTGATCGGGACGTATCGCAAGATGCACGTCCCTGACGACCCGCTCTTCCACGAGAAGTTCTACTTCGCGCCTGGCGACCTCGGCTTCCGCGCTTTCGACGTCGGCGCGGCGCGCGTCGGCACGCTGATCTGCTGGGACCAGTGGTACCCGGAAGCGGCGCGACTCACGGCCCTCGCCGGCGCCGAGGTGCTCTTCTACCCGACCGCGATCGGCTGGCACCCCTCGGAGAAGAAAGAGCACGGCGAGGCGCAACATACGGCGTGGGAGACGGTGCAGCGCGGCCACGCGATCGCCAACGGCGTCTTCGTCGCGGTGCCGAACCGGGTCGGCCACGAGCCGCATCCCGGTGGCGACGGCCTCGAGTTCTGGGGGCAGAGCTTCCTCGTCGATCCCGCCGGCCGGATCCTCGCGCGCGCCCGCGCCGATCGCGAGGAGATCTTGGTCGTGCCCTGCGACCTCGGCGCGATCGAGACCGCGCGCACGCACTGGCCGTTCCTGCGCGACCGGCGGATCGACGCCTACGGCGACATCACCCGGCGCTACGCGGATTGA
- a CDS encoding glycosyltransferase, protein MRVLIGSGIDGFCHRYGPLHWAEQLATQGIASTVWAHTDPRLAADLESHDVLLLYRVPDGDWIRHLLGRAAALGRPTVFAVDDLIVVPDLGDPPLLDHRSDVERRLWHDGIRRYRRTLDACDALLATTAPIAAVGSGLALPTALHRQGVSAVELALGAAARTARPAAAADRPRLGYFSGTATHDDDFATVAAPLAAVLARRADLELLVVGPVTLPAALAPYADRVVRHGLVGWAELPALVATCAASLAPLAWRSPFVAAKGAVKYLEAATVSVPVIASPTDAFRDAVRDGVTGWIAADDAAWEHALDAVVTHPERAAHVGATARADVALRFAPAAQGRPLAAFLSTVVAGLRGARGANLGRVARSERELVAMHPGEVAYAAREPAARSDATVAPGTGVSAPLGDGRVFAQRFACRHAGLLRVDVRTVTYGLALDHVLEATVRRADGGVVATRELWAGVAPDHDWLAIDLPTDADSAGRTYVLELRARGTGERNALSFALADTPNARAPLAIDGVAGAEALALRTFTAWPVT, encoded by the coding sequence ATGCGCGTGCTCATCGGGAGCGGGATCGACGGCTTCTGCCACCGCTATGGCCCGCTGCACTGGGCCGAGCAGCTGGCGACGCAGGGGATCGCGTCGACCGTATGGGCGCACACCGATCCGCGTCTCGCCGCCGACCTCGAGTCGCACGACGTCCTCCTCCTGTATCGCGTGCCGGACGGCGACTGGATCCGGCACCTTCTCGGTCGCGCGGCAGCGCTCGGCCGACCGACGGTCTTCGCGGTCGACGACCTGATCGTCGTTCCGGACCTCGGCGACCCGCCGCTCCTCGACCACCGGAGCGACGTCGAGCGCCGCCTCTGGCACGACGGCATCCGGCGCTACCGCCGGACGCTCGACGCCTGCGACGCGCTGCTCGCGACGACCGCGCCGATCGCCGCCGTCGGGAGCGGGCTCGCTCTGCCGACCGCGCTCCATCGCCAGGGCGTCTCCGCCGTCGAGCTCGCGCTCGGTGCCGCCGCGCGGACGGCGCGACCCGCCGCTGCCGCGGATCGTCCGCGCCTCGGGTATTTCAGCGGCACCGCGACGCACGACGACGACTTCGCGACCGTCGCGGCGCCGCTCGCCGCCGTGCTCGCGCGCCGCGCCGACCTCGAGCTGCTCGTCGTCGGGCCGGTGACGCTGCCCGCCGCGCTCGCACCCTACGCGGACCGCGTCGTGCGCCACGGCCTCGTCGGATGGGCGGAGCTGCCGGCCCTGGTCGCGACGTGCGCCGCCAGTCTCGCGCCGCTCGCCTGGCGCAGCCCCTTCGTCGCCGCCAAGGGCGCGGTGAAGTATCTCGAGGCGGCGACCGTCTCGGTGCCGGTGATCGCGAGCCCGACCGACGCCTTCCGCGACGCCGTCCGCGACGGCGTGACGGGCTGGATCGCCGCCGACGACGCGGCCTGGGAGCACGCCCTCGACGCCGTGGTGACGCATCCGGAGCGCGCGGCGCACGTCGGGGCGACGGCGCGCGCCGACGTCGCGCTGCGCTTCGCGCCCGCGGCCCAGGGCCGGCCCTTGGCGGCGTTCCTCAGCACGGTCGTCGCCGGACTCCGCGGCGCGCGGGGCGCGAATCTCGGACGGGTCGCGCGCTCCGAGCGCGAGCTCGTCGCGATGCATCCCGGCGAGGTCGCATACGCGGCGCGCGAGCCCGCGGCGCGATCCGACGCGACCGTCGCGCCCGGCACGGGTGTGTCGGCGCCGCTCGGCGACGGCCGGGTCTTCGCGCAGCGTTTCGCGTGCCGCCACGCCGGACTCCTGCGTGTCGACGTCCGCACCGTCACCTACGGGCTTGCGCTCGATCACGTGCTCGAGGCGACGGTCCGCCGCGCCGACGGCGGCGTGGTGGCGACGCGCGAGCTTTGGGCCGGGGTCGCGCCCGACCACGACTGGCTCGCGATCGACCTGCCGACGGACGCCGACTCGGCGGGTCGTACGTACGTGCTCGAGCTCCGCGCGCGCGGCACGGGCGAGCGGAACGCGCTCTCCTTCGCGCTCGCCGACACCCCGAACGCGCGCGCTCCGCTCGCGATCGACGGCGTCGCCGGGGCTGAGGCGCTGGCGCTCCGAACGTTCACGGCGTGGCCGGTCACGTGA